The Mangrovibacterium diazotrophicum DNA window TGATTCAGAACCATAAGCCCGCATAAGGTGTTCGAGGTGCCCACCGGGGTTTCCATGATTAAACAAGCCGAAAGCTTCCGGACCATATTTCTCTTTCACTTCCTTCATTTTGGAAGCAACCAAATCCAGTGCTTCTTCCCAAGAAGCTTCCCTGAATTCCTGCGAACCATCGGCTTTCTTTTCCCGGATCAGCGGTGTTTTCAACCGGTCCTCATCGTAATACATACCTACACCGCCAGTTCCCCGGGGGCAAAGGCGTCCGTTACAATGCGGATCATTTTGGTTACCAACGATTTTTCGGATCCGGCCCTGCTTGTCAACATAAGCCCAGGCGCCACATTTCCAAAAACAAACTTCGCAGTAAGTCGCATAGGGGGTCAGATCTTCATCACTGACAGGTCCTTCTATTTTGGGTTCGAACCATTTGAACTTTTTGGCCCCGAAGGCACTCAATCCCAAAACTGTTGCTCCGGTACCGACTGCTGAAATCTTGATAAAATCCCTTCTGGTTTTCATGCGCGATTAATTTCAATCAGTTTAGTTAATTATTGATTTGCAAAGCTGCAGTTGGAATCGATAATAGTCATTATACTTTATCCAAAAGTTAGGCTATACAAATATTTATACGTTTAGATATGATGACAAATATAGAAGTAAAATTGGAACAGCCTACGACTAAAATCTAATTTGAAAACATTAAAAATAACAACCGGAAACCTTCGGATTTTAAGGTATTTTTATCCAATTAACCAAGAGGACTACATGCATATAAACTACTCTATTACTACATATTAGATTAACACAAACAAGAATAATCTGTAAAAATCTGCTCCAATATCCATCTGCTAATATTTCGGATACTCAAATCCTATTTAAAGTAATTCCAAATAAACTTTTGGTCATATGCAAATTAACAAAACAATGCTTCTTTTTCAATGTGTTATAGAATAGCCTCCAACCGGGAACCATTACATCTAACATTACAGATATTTTCATTTATCATTTTACTACTTTTGAATCTCAAAATGAAGGATGATGAGAGTGAACCGACGAACATTTCTAAACCAGGGCATGACGATCACGATCGGACTGTTTGTTGCACTGTGGAATAAAATCACCCTCAACCAGATCAAGCTCGGAAAACAGCGCAAGCACATTTTTCCTTTCGATAAAAACAAGTCCATCACTTTCATCGATGATTTTATCATTATTAATCGCGATAATCAAACTCAGGTTTTTCGGGCGCACTGCACCCATCTGGGGTGTAAAATCAACCAGGCAACGACTGACAAACTGGTCTGTCCCTGCCATGGGTCGGAATACGATTTGAACGGTCAGGTGCTGAAGGGACCTGCCTATAAGAATCTGAATATCATGAAATCGAGCATTTCTGAAGATGGCTCACAAATTGAAATTGAAGCGTAGGATGGCCGGTAAAAAACATAAAACAACCTTTGGAACAGTCGCTTTGAGCCTGTTTTGGCTTATCCTGCTCTCAGGCGTTTTACTGGCTGTCCCGTTCGATGTGGACTCGCCCTATTTAAGCGTGAGCGGAATGATGGTTGGCAATCCATGGGCTTCCTTCATCCGGAACCTGCATTACTGGAGCTCACAGTTCTTTCTTATTTGCAGTTTGCTTCATATGTACGATCATTTTCACAACAAAGAACGAATTGGCTTGAAGCCAGGCATGGCATTGCGGCTGAGCGTCGGCGTACTCATCATTTTCCTGGCCATGCTGACCGGTTTTTTGCTGAAAGGTGATGCAGATAGCCTGCAGGCCCGACAGATTCTGGAAACACTTGCTCAACGCATCCCCATTATCGGCGAATCGCTGGCCTTTTCGCTACTGGGCAAACCGGATAGTTTCCAATTAATTTATGTCCATCATATTGCCACTTTTACGATTTTCATCGCCATCATTATGGTGGAACACAGCCGTCGATTTTGGCCATCAGCATTGGAATTTCTCATGACTTCTGTCGGAACACTTCTGGCGAGCTACCTTTTCAGCGCCCCCTTGCACGACAACCTGAATCCAACCGTGAAAGGGCCTTGGTACTTTGTCGGGTTCCAGGAAATCCTGCACTGGTTCAGTCGTCCGGAGTGGACTTTATTGATTCTTTTGGCACTGCTGGCGTTGGTCTACTTTGTCAATACTTACAACGGGAAACTTGTACTGGTTAGTAAACGAAGTTTGCTTGTTTTTACGACGTTCTACTTCGTGCTTACCATCATTGGCCTTTTCTTCCGCGGCGAGCATTGGAGCTGGACTTATCCAGGCGCTCCAAGCTACAACTATAGTGTGTTGCACAATTTCAAGTCGCCAATGGTGAAGTTTTCGCCTGAATTCGGAGCGGATGCAGCCAACAACTCGCCAACTGTTTTGGGGCGAAAAGAAAGTTGCCTGGCCTGCCACAACCAGCCACACGGTTTTGTTGATGCGCATAAACCCGACGTTATCGGCTGTTTTTCATGCCACGGAGGCGATCCGTTTGCAACCGGCAAGCAGCAGTCGCACCGCAACATGATTTTGATTCCCGGAAATCTTGCCACAGCATCGCAGTCCTGCGGCACCATGCAGTGCCACCCCAATATTGTTGAACGCGTTCCGACCGGTTTGATGTCGACCCTCAGCGGAATGATCAGCGTTGATCGATTCGTTTTTAATGAGCAGGACAATCCAGATCAACTGACCGATGTGCATCAACTGGGCAATTCCGCTGCCGACGAGCATCTAAAAAACCTGTGCGTCCGATGTCATCTTGGAAATCCCAAAACCGAGATTGGTCCAATTACAGAAATGAGCCGCGGCGGAGGATGTCTGGCCTGTCACCTTAATTACAGCCAAGAAGCCAAGGATGAAATAGCAGATAGTTCCCTTGAAGTCCGAAAGTTTCACCCGGCAGTGAGTTTGCAGGTAACGAACAACCATTGTTTTGGATGCCACAGCCGCTCAGGTCGAATTTCGACCAATTACGAAGGATGGCACGAGACCACACTGGAAGCCAGCCAAATGACGAACGATTCCAACTACCGATTGGTGGAGGAAAGCCGCGTCTTTACGAAAGAGCCCGAAGATGTCCACCACAAAGCCGGTATGGAATGTATCGATTGTCATCATTCGTACGAGCTGATGGGCGACGGTAAACATTATGCCCACGAGGAAGATCAGCAAGATGTGCAATGCAGCGATTGTCATTTTTCGGGAAAAGCCAACACGCTTGCAGCAACCGATCTGGATAACGAATCAGCACTCATAGCCGCTCTGCGCTTCGGGAATATCAATAACCGGATGATCTTAAAAACTGCCAAACACCAGCATGCACTGATCAACACTTCTGTAGAAAACGACTCTGTGTTCCTATACGGAAAGAACACAGGCAAAAAAATGCCGGTGAAAGCGCCGGCGGCGGTTTGTACCCGAAACAACGCCCACCAAAACCTGGCCTGCTCCAGCTGCCACAGCTCGTGGGCACCAAGCTGTGTTGGCTGCCACAACAGCTACGATCCGAACGAACCGGGCTACGACATGACGCGCAACGAAGAAAAACGAGGTAGCTGGGTTGAATACATTGGAACCTACACCGCCAAAGAACCAGCTTTGGGCGTTCGCGTTTCGGATGAAAAAACAGAAGTTATTCCGGTAACACCCGGCATGGTGCTCACCATAGACAAGAAATCGTACCCGAACTCAAAAGGCGACTCCGTAATTTTTCACCGACTGTTTGCTCCCACCGCACCGCATACAACTTCTGCAAAAGGGAGAGATTGCAAAAGCTGCCACAATAACCCGGTTGCCCTGGGATTTGGCGAGGGCGAATTAACCTACAAAATAGAAAACGGAAAAGGCCAGTGGGTATTCAATGCTACTTATGAAGATGATCCGAACGACGGGCTTCCGGCAGACGCGTGGACCGGATTTCTGCAAACCCGGGAAGGAACGGTTTCAACCCGAACAAACGTCAAACCGTTCAATGTAAAACAACAGCAAGAGATACTGATCGTGGGTGCTTGCCTCAATTGTCATGATGAAAATTCGGGAGTGATGAAAAGAAGTCTGGAAAATTTCGAGGAATTACTGCAACAACGGAGCAGTCAATGTATCCTTCCGAATTGGCCCCAACCTTAGAACTTGTTCAGTTCTTCCATGCTATTCATATTATCGAAAAGGCGTGGATATTTTGCCACCAAATGGTCAACTTCCAGCAAATTCAATTTCGAAGAATGAATAACCTGCTGCAGTTTATAATTCCGCTCAATCAACTGCGTTTCAAAAAATGAAGCCATTTCTTTCCTGTAGACAGCAATCAGCGGCTCGACTCCACATTTATGAGTGGGAACAACGGCGTTGAAACCGCTTGTATTGGCCAGCAACAACTCGATCAACTCGGGCTGCACAAACGGAACATCGCAACTGATAACAATATTGTGATCGAAATTGGTCTCCGCAAGCGCAGCGTGCAAACCGCCAATCGGCCCACATTTTTGATACACATCAGCAACCGTGCGCAATCCCAGTTTTTCATGTGCGCGAATATTGGTGCTGATAATTATTTCGGAGCAAAAAGGTTTCAATAAATCGATCGCATAATCAATGAGGCGTTTCCCTTCAAAAGTCACGAGCGCTTTATCGGTTCCCATGCGAGAACTCATACCACCGGCCATAATTATCCCGCCAATTTCTTCCTTCATCAGATTGCTGATTTTTGTTTTACCCGAAGTTCGGAAAATTCGACCAAACACGAAAAGAAAAATTTCCGTTTGCAGCCCGTTACCTCTAATCCATTCTCCGTCTAAATAGAAAAGAAATTAATTATGAAAGCGGGTAATTCGAAAAGTCAGGGGAACTTGATCGCGTTTTCAATTGGATTGGCGCTGATTGTGATTCTGGTCATCATATATCTGACATAAGCGCAACCCAAAGAGGGAAAGGGAACACCGGGACACACAGAGATCCCGGTGTTTTATATTTTTGTCAATACCGAATACAAACCAACGGATGGACGGGTAAAGCCCGGTAAATTGCTTTGGCATCCGCTTCGGAAATCACCATACCAATTTGCGGCACATATTCCGGAACTTTAAAGGCAAGCGTTTGCTCCATATCTTTCTTCAACCCTGCAAAATCCTGCTGCCACCAAAAACGTTGCCCCATCCACCAATCCGATTTCGAATCGGCATCCGAACCTTCAATCTTCACAACAATTCCATTATCGAGTTTTAGCAACCAGTGGACTGCTTCGGCTTTCACGCTGTCGGCAATATGTGTTTGGTTCGCAAACTCAATCGTATCTTTCGGCGCTTTCTTGATTTTTAATGGTTCTTTTTCGATCGTCGACAAGGCACTCTCGCCCACTGCCTGCACGCCGAAATAATGGTAGTAGGCACCGGTGTTCAGGTACTTAAAAAATGGATCGTAGCGAAACTCCTGAATTTTGACACTTTTCAAAACAACACCTTTCAACTCGAGCTGCAACAGGCTGTCCTTCAAATCCACGCTCAAACTAATGGAGTCGGTTTTTGAAATCTGAAACCGGGTTTCGAGCCAAATCTTTTCTTTATATAGTTTGAAATAAGTAGAATCCACATCGTGCCCAACTGAAAGCAGTTGAACATCCTCTAGTTCATACAAAGCTTTCAGATGTTTGCGAACGGCGATCACCGACAAAACGGCATACTGAACTGCCACAAACAACAGGATGAGCGGCACCACCACCGCAAAAAATTTCCGGACCGGATGAGACGGTTTCCGGCTATGCTTTTGAATATTCATATCAGTAAATAAATACTTTGGCCCCTGTTGGCAGGGTTTTGTAAACTGCTTCCAAATCATCGTCGTTCATCCGGATACAACCATGCGTAACAGGCTGCCCTAAAAAACGTTTATACAGCGTACCGTGAATCAGGTATCCATCGCCCAGGCTCAGCGCATAATCGCCCAACACGCCGTACTCGTAACGCGAAGGATCGTTAGCCGGCGGAATGGGCAAGCCTTCTTCAACAAATGCCCAGTCGGGTCTGCGCCAAACCGGGTTGGTAATTTTTCCCTTGATGGTAAATACGCCTTTGGGCGTCTCGAATACCCAGTTTTTTTCATTCTCCGCCTCCAGCTTTGTGTAGCTTCCGGTCGAGCAGAGTCCTTCACGAATCAGCTGTTTATTTTGATACAAAAAGAAGGTATTATCTGTTGTGTTGACAATCAGGTAGACACCACCAGGGGTAAGGCGTTCAATCTTTTTTTGCAGCCGACCGATATCAGCCATCACATCTTTCTCGGAAGGCAACTCTGCCAAAGCAGTTTCTGTGCTATCTTGCTTAATCGCGTAGAACAAGCTCCGTCCCTTCAACCAAGGGGTAGTCGAAAACAAGATCAGCAGAGCCACAACCACAGAAGCAATCAGGATCGCAATGAACCCAATCCATCCCCATACAGGCATGCAAGCTTTCACGATCTCCTGCTCTTTTTTCGAATTGATCGTTTCCTCATTTATTTCATTCTCCATCGAAGAAATCAGTTATTAGTTTCCCAAAATTTCACTCAGGGGCTTTAGCGAGCCCACAATAACAACCGGAGTCCCTACGGCAACCATCCGGTACAACGAGTCCATGTCATCGTTTTTCAGCGCCACGCAACCATCGGTCCAGTCCACCCCTTTGCCGCCCAGCCCGTGCAGTTCAATCAAACCACCAATATCCGCTTTTGCGGGAAGGCTGCCATTTCGTTTGGCCGCTGCAAACCGGCTACGGTCATCGTCATTCGGATAATTAATCAGCAAAGCTTTATAGAATGTGGTACGTGAACCGTCTTTTTTCTGCGTAATCTGGTAAATCCCTTCGGGCGTGGCCTTGTCTCCTTTTCGCTGCTTATCGCCCATCCAGTTCATACCAAGTTCAATTTCGTAAGTGCGAAGAACTTTTCCGCTTTGATAAACCATGCAACGGTGCGCCAGCTTATCTACCAGAATGACTTTCTTGCCACCCTTCGACATTTTTACGGCCTTTTCGGCCTGTTTCTGCCATTGGCCATGCCCACCAAACCAATTTCGCACAAGCTTTTCTGCCTTATCATTAGAACTCTCAATCAGTTCTTTGGCTTGCACAAAATGCTTATCGGCTTCGGTAAACCGCTTGTTCTGCCAGGCAAACTTAGCTTCCGAAAGTTTCAGCACGCCTTTATTATGCGCTTTGGTAACACTGCCCGGCAAAGGCATTCGCTTGTAATAGCGATTGTAAAGCGAAACTTGCTTTTCCAGCTCAGTCACCCCTTTTTTCACGCGGGTGTCGGCCGATTTGGAACGATTTCCGGAAAGCTGCTGTGCTTCTGTGGCTTTGTCGATCGCTTCCGCAATCCAGCCATCCAGCCGCGAATAATTGCGAAACAAAAAGAACCGTTCGTTTTCCTGCGCCCAGCACTGCATAGCTGAGTCGTAAGCCTGGCTGGCCTGCCGATAAACCTCTTCGGCGTAAACTTCAGCCTCCGACTTTTGCGCCAGGTGCAAGGCTTCCCGCGCCATTCTCATGGCAGCAACCGGCGGCTTCGGAGTTCGATAGACGACATATCCTGCGCAACACCCCAAGACCACAAAAATC harbors:
- a CDS encoding QcrA and Rieske domain-containing protein, with amino-acid sequence MTITIGLFVALWNKITLNQIKLGKQRKHIFPFDKNKSITFIDDFIIINRDNQTQVFRAHCTHLGCKINQATTDKLVCPCHGSEYDLNGQVLKGPAYKNLNIMKSSISEDGSQIEIEA
- a CDS encoding cytochrome b N-terminal domain-containing protein; this encodes MAGKKHKTTFGTVALSLFWLILLSGVLLAVPFDVDSPYLSVSGMMVGNPWASFIRNLHYWSSQFFLICSLLHMYDHFHNKERIGLKPGMALRLSVGVLIIFLAMLTGFLLKGDADSLQARQILETLAQRIPIIGESLAFSLLGKPDSFQLIYVHHIATFTIFIAIIMVEHSRRFWPSALEFLMTSVGTLLASYLFSAPLHDNLNPTVKGPWYFVGFQEILHWFSRPEWTLLILLALLALVYFVNTYNGKLVLVSKRSLLVFTTFYFVLTIIGLFFRGEHWSWTYPGAPSYNYSVLHNFKSPMVKFSPEFGADAANNSPTVLGRKESCLACHNQPHGFVDAHKPDVIGCFSCHGGDPFATGKQQSHRNMILIPGNLATASQSCGTMQCHPNIVERVPTGLMSTLSGMISVDRFVFNEQDNPDQLTDVHQLGNSAADEHLKNLCVRCHLGNPKTEIGPITEMSRGGGCLACHLNYSQEAKDEIADSSLEVRKFHPAVSLQVTNNHCFGCHSRSGRISTNYEGWHETTLEASQMTNDSNYRLVEESRVFTKEPEDVHHKAGMECIDCHHSYELMGDGKHYAHEEDQQDVQCSDCHFSGKANTLAATDLDNESALIAALRFGNINNRMILKTAKHQHALINTSVENDSVFLYGKNTGKKMPVKAPAAVCTRNNAHQNLACSSCHSSWAPSCVGCHNSYDPNEPGYDMTRNEEKRGSWVEYIGTYTAKEPALGVRVSDEKTEVIPVTPGMVLTIDKKSYPNSKGDSVIFHRLFAPTAPHTTSAKGRDCKSCHNNPVALGFGEGELTYKIENGKGQWVFNATYEDDPNDGLPADAWTGFLQTREGTVSTRTNVKPFNVKQQQEILIVGACLNCHDENSGVMKRSLENFEELLQQRSSQCILPNWPQP
- a CDS encoding molybdenum cofactor guanylyltransferase — its product is MKEEIGGIIMAGGMSSRMGTDKALVTFEGKRLIDYAIDLLKPFCSEIIISTNIRAHEKLGLRTVADVYQKCGPIGGLHAALAETNFDHNIVISCDVPFVQPELIELLLANTSGFNAVVPTHKCGVEPLIAVYRKEMASFFETQLIERNYKLQQVIHSSKLNLLEVDHLVAKYPRLFDNMNSMEELNKF
- a CDS encoding L,D-transpeptidase, with the protein product MENEINEETINSKKEQEIVKACMPVWGWIGFIAILIASVVVALLILFSTTPWLKGRSLFYAIKQDSTETALAELPSEKDVMADIGRLQKKIERLTPGGVYLIVNTTDNTFFLYQNKQLIREGLCSTGSYTKLEAENEKNWVFETPKGVFTIKGKITNPVWRRPDWAFVEEGLPIPPANDPSRYEYGVLGDYALSLGDGYLIHGTLYKRFLGQPVTHGCIRMNDDDLEAVYKTLPTGAKVFIY
- a CDS encoding L,D-transpeptidase family protein, with product MRKLKRGVVWGFWIFVVLGCCAGYVVYRTPKPPVAAMRMAREALHLAQKSEAEVYAEEVYRQASQAYDSAMQCWAQENERFFLFRNYSRLDGWIAEAIDKATEAQQLSGNRSKSADTRVKKGVTELEKQVSLYNRYYKRMPLPGSVTKAHNKGVLKLSEAKFAWQNKRFTEADKHFVQAKELIESSNDKAEKLVRNWFGGHGQWQKQAEKAVKMSKGGKKVILVDKLAHRCMVYQSGKVLRTYEIELGMNWMGDKQRKGDKATPEGIYQITQKKDGSRTTFYKALLINYPNDDDRSRFAAAKRNGSLPAKADIGGLIELHGLGGKGVDWTDGCVALKNDDMDSLYRMVAVGTPVVIVGSLKPLSEILGN